A window from Leptospira meyeri encodes these proteins:
- a CDS encoding DegT/DnrJ/EryC1/StrS family aminotransferase, whose amino-acid sequence MIEYENLKLLNAPFQEEIDEAVLRVSQSGWFILGNELEKFEAEFAAFNGNKYCIGVASGLDALILSLKYYNFPEGMEVIVPSNTYIATILSIIQNGLKPVLVEPSIDTYNIDPVKIKEKITRDTCAVMVVHLYGRPCDMEPIVEICNVNNLVLIEDCAQAHGAKYNQKNVGTFGHVNAFSFYPTKNLGAFGDAGAVVTDDPDIADKIRKLRNYGSSVKYYNEFVGMNSRLDEIQAAILSVKLKYLSKINQHKKELFQVYETGLANRFIKPLPDDHKIYQVHHIYPIRSFHREKLKSYLLDNGIKTEIHYPVPPHKQRALNDYKIGDWGRVVGSYPIAEEIHETELSLPISFIHSKPEIERVVEVLNRWQN is encoded by the coding sequence ATGATTGAATATGAAAATTTAAAACTCTTAAATGCTCCTTTCCAGGAGGAGATTGATGAAGCTGTGTTACGTGTTTCACAGAGTGGTTGGTTTATACTTGGAAATGAATTGGAAAAGTTCGAGGCAGAGTTTGCAGCTTTTAATGGTAACAAGTATTGTATCGGCGTTGCCTCTGGATTAGATGCTTTGATATTAAGTCTTAAATATTATAATTTCCCAGAGGGGATGGAGGTAATTGTTCCCTCTAATACTTATATTGCGACTATTTTATCTATCATACAAAACGGACTAAAGCCTGTTTTAGTGGAACCTTCGATTGATACTTATAATATTGATCCTGTAAAAATAAAAGAAAAGATAACTAGGGATACTTGTGCAGTGATGGTGGTACATCTTTATGGTCGGCCCTGTGATATGGAGCCGATTGTAGAAATTTGTAACGTGAATAATCTAGTTTTAATTGAAGATTGTGCGCAAGCACATGGTGCAAAATATAACCAAAAGAATGTTGGTACATTTGGTCATGTAAATGCTTTTAGTTTTTATCCCACAAAGAACTTAGGAGCATTTGGAGATGCAGGTGCTGTTGTAACGGATGATCCGGATATCGCTGATAAAATACGAAAACTCCGAAACTATGGTTCTTCGGTAAAATACTATAATGAATTTGTCGGAATGAATTCACGACTTGATGAAATACAAGCAGCTATTCTTTCGGTAAAGTTAAAATATCTTTCCAAAATCAATCAGCATAAAAAAGAACTTTTCCAGGTTTACGAAACTGGTTTAGCGAACAGGTTTATCAAACCACTACCTGATGATCATAAAATCTATCAGGTCCACCATATTTATCCAATTAGGTCTTTTCATCGCGAAAAGTTGAAAAGTTATCTGTTGGATAACGGAATCAAAACAGAAATTCACTATCCAGTGCCACCTCATAAACAGAGAGCTTTAAATGATTATAAAATAGGCGATTGGGGCAGGGTAGTTGGTTCTTATCCAATTGCAGAAGAAATTCATGAAACGGAACTAAGTTTGCCAATTTCTTTTATTCATTCAAAACCTGAAATAGAACGAGTTGTTGAAGTTTTAAATAGGTGGCAAAACTAA
- a CDS encoding sugar 3,4-ketoisomerase gives MDELIVKNSGYVRLKQFVDQREGSLTVAESNRDIPFEIKRTYYIIQKNASDVTRGNHAHKETVQVIFCLSGSFVLHLDDGKNTQKILMNESNLGVILGKELWHSMESISSDCIMLVYASDYFDEDDYLRKYDEFLKYIAEERND, from the coding sequence ATGGATGAACTCATTGTAAAGAACTCAGGTTATGTTCGGCTGAAGCAGTTTGTTGATCAAAGAGAGGGGAGTCTAACTGTTGCCGAATCTAATCGAGACATTCCTTTCGAGATCAAGAGGACGTATTATATCATTCAAAAAAATGCTTCTGATGTCACTCGCGGAAATCACGCACATAAAGAAACAGTTCAGGTAATTTTTTGCCTAAGTGGCAGCTTTGTTTTACATCTAGACGATGGGAAAAATACACAAAAAATTTTGATGAATGAAAGTAATCTTGGTGTCATACTAGGAAAAGAGTTGTGGCATTCCATGGAATCAATTTCCTCCGATTGCATTATGTTGGTATATGCTTCTGACTATTTTGATGAAGATGATTATCTCCGTAAGTACGATGAATTTTTGAAATACATTGCTGAAGAAAGAAATGATTGA